A section of the Rhizobium sp. SSA_523 genome encodes:
- a CDS encoding biotin--[acetyl-CoA-carboxylase] ligase produces MSAGRGGRYPLEAFRHEALGEVTSTNTECLVRARQGDPGNLWITAQRQTAGRGRRGRAWTSESGNLYASLLLIDPAPPERIGSLPLAVSLAVHAALHAVLPADAEALEIKWPNDVLIGRKKSCGILLESEPLADGRRAVVAGIGINMRHRPDEAPYGVTSLQEQGCHLAPEELFAHLYREMADVLTQWNEGLAVATITERWRKAACGIGAPIRVNLPDRSIEGRFAGIDPQGLLILDTGQATMAIAAGDVFYL; encoded by the coding sequence ATGAGTGCCGGGCGAGGGGGGCGCTACCCCCTCGAGGCGTTCCGCCATGAGGCATTGGGGGAGGTCACCTCCACCAATACCGAGTGCCTGGTCCGCGCGCGCCAGGGTGATCCGGGCAATCTGTGGATCACCGCGCAGCGCCAGACAGCCGGCCGCGGCCGCCGCGGCCGTGCCTGGACATCGGAGAGCGGCAATCTCTACGCCTCGCTCCTGCTGATCGATCCGGCCCCGCCCGAGCGCATCGGATCCTTGCCGCTGGCCGTGTCGCTCGCCGTTCATGCCGCCCTGCACGCAGTGCTTCCGGCCGATGCCGAAGCCCTTGAGATCAAATGGCCGAACGACGTGCTGATCGGTCGAAAGAAGTCCTGCGGCATTCTGCTCGAATCCGAACCCCTGGCGGATGGCCGGAGGGCCGTCGTGGCGGGCATTGGCATCAATATGCGCCATCGGCCGGACGAGGCGCCCTATGGCGTCACCTCGCTGCAGGAGCAGGGCTGCCATCTTGCCCCGGAAGAGCTGTTTGCCCATCTTTACCGGGAAATGGCCGACGTGCTGACGCAGTGGAACGAGGGACTGGCGGTTGCCACCATCACCGAGCGTTGGCGCAAGGCCGCCTGCGGCATCGGGGCGCCCATCCGCGTCAACCTTCCGGACCGGTCCATCGAAGGGCGTTTTGCCGGTATCGATCCGCAAGGACTTCTGATACTCGATACCGGACAGGCAACCATGGCGATCGCCGCGGGTGACGTCTTTTATCTTTGA
- a CDS encoding ribonuclease J — protein sequence MAKQDELVFLPLGGVGEIGMNLALYGYGPAAERQWIMVDCGVTFAGPDLPGVDLVLPDIRFLADQRKRLKGIIITHAHEDHYGALNDLWPGLNVPVYASAFTAGMLEAKREYEGTRAEIPITPFKAGDRITIGPFEVEAVGVNHSIPEPMSLVIRTPLGNVVHTGDWKIDAQPSLGPLTDEARFRAVGDEGVLALMCDSTNAMRQGVSPSEEEVSEGLRKVIEEAEGRVAVTTFSSNVGRIRSIALAAQAAGREVLLLGSSLKRVVSVARDIGIMDDIKPFIAEDEYGYIPRDKIVVILTGSQGEARAALAKLSRDEMRHVALAAGDTVVFSSRTIPGNEKPILEIMNGLIEQGVKIVTDADALVHVSGHPRRNELLKMYEWVRPQVLVPVHGEAAHLTAQAELARGAGIVNVPKVRNGNVLRLAPGPAEVIDDVAHGRIFKDGKLLGDIDEMGISERRKLSYVGHVSVSILLDSRYDFLTDPDLVPFGLPEYDDEGEDMVDTLYDAVLGAVESIPRSRRKDLGAVQESVRRAIRAAANTAWGKKPVVTVFVSKV from the coding sequence ATGGCCAAACAGGACGAACTGGTATTTCTGCCGCTGGGCGGAGTGGGCGAGATCGGCATGAATCTCGCGCTCTACGGCTATGGCCCGGCCGCCGAACGCCAGTGGATCATGGTGGATTGCGGCGTGACCTTTGCCGGCCCCGACCTGCCGGGCGTGGATCTCGTCCTGCCCGATATCCGCTTCCTGGCCGATCAGCGCAAGCGGCTCAAGGGCATTATCATCACTCATGCGCATGAGGATCATTACGGCGCGCTGAACGACCTCTGGCCGGGCCTCAACGTTCCGGTCTACGCATCGGCCTTCACGGCCGGCATGCTGGAGGCCAAGCGCGAATATGAGGGGACGCGCGCCGAGATCCCGATCACGCCGTTCAAGGCCGGCGACCGGATCACCATCGGTCCCTTCGAGGTCGAGGCGGTGGGCGTCAACCATTCCATCCCCGAGCCCATGTCCCTGGTGATCCGTACGCCGCTCGGCAATGTCGTGCACACCGGTGACTGGAAGATCGATGCGCAGCCGTCGCTCGGTCCCCTGACCGATGAGGCGCGCTTTCGTGCCGTGGGCGATGAGGGCGTGCTGGCGCTGATGTGCGACAGCACCAATGCCATGCGCCAGGGCGTGTCGCCATCCGAAGAGGAAGTGTCCGAGGGGCTGCGAAAGGTCATCGAAGAGGCGGAAGGCCGCGTCGCGGTCACCACCTTCTCGTCGAATGTCGGGCGCATCCGGTCGATCGCTCTGGCGGCGCAGGCGGCGGGTCGCGAGGTTCTTCTCCTCGGGTCTTCGCTGAAGCGGGTGGTCAGTGTCGCCCGCGACATTGGCATCATGGACGATATCAAACCCTTCATTGCCGAAGACGAATATGGCTATATCCCGCGTGACAAGATCGTGGTGATCCTGACCGGCAGCCAGGGCGAAGCCCGTGCGGCGCTTGCCAAGCTGTCGCGTGACGAGATGCGTCATGTCGCGCTTGCGGCCGGCGATACGGTGGTCTTCTCCTCCCGCACCATTCCCGGCAATGAGAAACCCATCCTGGAAATCATGAACGGGTTGATCGAACAGGGCGTCAAGATCGTCACCGATGCCGATGCCCTGGTGCACGTATCCGGCCATCCGCGTCGCAACGAATTGCTGAAAATGTATGAATGGGTTCGCCCGCAGGTGCTCGTGCCGGTGCATGGCGAGGCAGCGCATCTGACGGCGCAGGCCGAACTGGCGCGCGGCGCCGGCATTGTCAACGTGCCGAAAGTGCGCAATGGCAATGTGCTGCGGCTCGCACCCGGTCCGGCCGAAGTCATCGACGATGTGGCCCATGGCCGGATCTTCAAGGATGGCAAGCTGCTCGGCGATATCGACGAAATGGGCATTTCGGAGCGGCGGAAGCTGAGCTATGTCGGCCATGTCTCCGTCAGCATTCTGCTCGACAGCCGCTATGACTTCCTCACCGATCCCGATCTGGTGCCCTTTGGCCTGCCGGAATATGATGATGAAGGCGAGGATATGGTCGATACGCTGTATGATGCCGTTCTCGGCGCCGTGGAGAGCATTCCGCGCAGCCGCCGCAAGGATCTGGGCGCCGTGCAGGAATCCGTGCGTCGCGCCATCCGGGCGGCTGCAAACACCGCCTGGGGAAAGAAGCCGGTGGTGACGGTTTTCGTCAGCAAGGTCTAG
- the mce gene encoding methylmalonyl-CoA epimerase produces MLGRVNHIAIAVPDLGAATATYRDMLGARVSQAQALPEHGVTVVFVELDNTKVELLEPLGEGSPIAAFLDKNPSGGMHHICYEVSDIRAARDQLKQGGARILGDGEPRIGAHGRPVLFLHPKDFCGTLVELEEV; encoded by the coding sequence ATGCTCGGACGTGTGAACCACATTGCCATTGCCGTGCCGGATCTCGGTGCGGCAACCGCCACCTATCGGGATATGCTGGGCGCGCGGGTCTCGCAGGCGCAGGCGCTGCCGGAGCATGGCGTCACCGTGGTCTTTGTCGAACTCGACAATACCAAGGTCGAGCTGCTGGAACCTCTGGGGGAGGGCTCGCCCATCGCGGCCTTTCTCGACAAGAACCCGTCGGGCGGCATGCATCACATCTGCTATGAAGTGAGCGATATCCGGGCGGCGAGGGACCAGCTGAAACAGGGTGGAGCGCGGATTTTGGGCGATGGCGAACCCCGTATCGGCGCGCATGGCAGGCCGGTGCTGTTCCTGCACCCCAAGGATTTCTGCGGCACATTGGTGGAACTGGAAGAGGTTTAA
- a CDS encoding DUF1467 family protein has protein sequence MVSFLSAFAVYFIIWWITLFAVLPIGLRTQADENEVVLGTVASAPARFRAVRVLLLTTAISALVYGTWYLVSSQFGLSLSSLPRIVPDFGRT, from the coding sequence GTGGTCTCGTTTCTCTCGGCCTTCGCCGTCTATTTCATCATCTGGTGGATCACGCTCTTCGCCGTTCTGCCGATCGGATTGCGCACGCAGGCGGATGAGAACGAGGTTGTCCTGGGAACCGTGGCGAGCGCGCCGGCCCGTTTTCGCGCGGTTCGGGTGCTGCTTCTGACCACTGCGATTTCTGCTCTCGTCTATGGCACCTGGTATCTCGTCTCCAGCCAGTTCGGCCTGAGCCTCTCCTCCCTACCGCGGATCGTTCCGGATTTCGGTCGCACCTGA
- the proS gene encoding proline--tRNA ligase, whose amino-acid sequence MRLSRYFMPILKENPKEAEIVSHRLMLRAGMIRQQSQGIYSWLPLGKRVLDKVCAIVREEQDRAGAIELLMPTLQSAELWQESGRYEAYGKEMLRIKDRQDRPMLYGPTNEEMITDIFRSYVRSYKNLPLNLYHIQLKFRDEIRPRFGTMRSREFLMKDAYSFDMTREDAIHSYNKMFVAYLRTFARLGVRAIPMRADTGPIGGNHSHEFIILAETGESEVFSHKSFIDFDIPGEDTNFDDVAGLQSVFDKWTSVYAATSEMHDEAAFNAIAEGDRLSARGIEVGHIFYFGTKYSEPMGAKVQGPDGKEHLVHMGSYGIGPTRLVPAIIEASHDENGIIWPASVAPFDAMVITMKAGDEACDRVCQSLYDGLTKAGKDVLYDDTDDRAGTKFATADLIGVPVQLIVGPRSAATGEVEVKDRKTGARETMTVEAALNRLMA is encoded by the coding sequence ATGCGTCTGTCCCGCTATTTTATGCCCATCCTGAAGGAAAACCCCAAGGAAGCGGAAATCGTTTCCCACCGGCTCATGCTGCGCGCGGGCATGATCCGCCAGCAGAGTCAGGGCATTTACTCCTGGTTGCCGCTCGGCAAGCGGGTGCTCGACAAGGTCTGCGCCATCGTGCGCGAGGAGCAGGACAGGGCAGGCGCAATCGAACTTCTGATGCCGACGCTGCAATCGGCTGAACTGTGGCAGGAGAGCGGCCGCTACGAGGCCTATGGCAAGGAAATGCTGCGCATCAAGGACCGTCAGGACCGGCCGATGCTCTATGGTCCGACAAATGAGGAGATGATCACGGATATCTTCCGTTCCTATGTCCGGTCCTACAAGAACCTGCCGCTCAATCTCTATCACATTCAGCTGAAGTTCCGTGACGAGATCCGTCCGCGCTTCGGCACCATGCGCTCGCGCGAATTCCTGATGAAGGATGCCTATTCCTTCGACATGACCCGCGAGGACGCCATCCACTCCTACAACAAGATGTTCGTCGCCTATCTGCGCACCTTCGCGCGTCTCGGCGTCCGCGCCATCCCCATGCGCGCCGATACCGGGCCGATCGGCGGCAATCACAGCCATGAATTCATCATCCTGGCAGAGACCGGCGAGTCGGAGGTCTTCTCGCACAAGAGCTTCATCGATTTCGACATTCCCGGCGAAGACACCAATTTCGACGACGTGGCGGGTCTGCAGTCCGTGTTCGACAAATGGACCTCCGTCTATGCCGCGACGTCGGAAATGCATGACGAAGCCGCCTTTAACGCCATTGCCGAAGGCGACCGACTTTCCGCGCGTGGCATCGAAGTCGGCCATATCTTCTATTTCGGCACGAAATATTCCGAGCCCATGGGCGCCAAGGTGCAGGGTCCGGACGGCAAGGAACATCTTGTCCACATGGGATCCTACGGCATTGGCCCGACACGCCTTGTTCCCGCCATCATCGAAGCCTCGCATGACGAGAATGGAATCATCTGGCCGGCCTCGGTCGCTCCGTTCGATGCCATGGTCATCACGATGAAGGCCGGTGACGAAGCCTGCGACCGGGTGTGCCAGAGCCTCTATGACGGCCTCACCAAGGCCGGCAAGGATGTGCTCTACGACGATACGGACGACCGGGCCGGCACGAAATTCGCGACCGCCGACCTGATCGGCGTTCCGGTCCAGCTGATTGTCGGACCGCGTTCGGCAGCCACGGGCGAAGTCGAGGTCAAGGATCGCAAGACGGGTGCACGCGAGACCATGACGGTCGAGGCGGCGCTGAACCGGCTGATGGCCTGA
- a CDS encoding lipoprotein-releasing ABC transporter permease subunit — protein sequence MAKGAAEKPVEQQDKIPSAGAFSAFERMVAWRYLRSRRRETFISVIAGFSFIGIMLGVATLIIVMAVMNGFRTELISRILGINGHMIVQAVDQPLNDYPQLAQKFAAVPGVTMALPLVEGQALASGKQGAGTGALVRGIRTEDLEKLKEVSGNIRSGDLTGFATGDGVLVGSRLAASLGLGAGDQITLVSPEGDVTPMGTTPRVKSYRLSGIFEVGMSEYDASMIYMPLAEAQAYFNADGIVQSIELFLTDPDHVDEMRPQIEAAAGRQIFVSDWRQRNQTFFSALQVERNVMFMILTLIVLVAALNIISGLIMLVKDKGSDIAILRTMGASSGAIMRIFFMTGAAIGIVGTFAGVVLGVVVCLNIESIRQFFSWVSGTVLFDPELYFLSQLPAEMSVSETASVVLMALTLSFLATIFPAWRASRLDPVQALRYE from the coding sequence ATGGCAAAGGGTGCAGCGGAAAAGCCGGTCGAGCAGCAGGACAAGATCCCCTCTGCCGGCGCTTTCTCCGCCTTTGAACGGATGGTGGCCTGGCGGTATCTGCGCTCGCGCCGGCGCGAAACCTTCATCTCCGTGATTGCCGGTTTCTCCTTCATCGGGATCATGCTGGGGGTTGCAACGCTGATCATCGTCATGGCGGTGATGAACGGCTTCCGCACCGAACTGATCTCGCGCATCCTCGGGATCAACGGCCATATGATCGTTCAGGCGGTCGATCAGCCGCTGAACGATTATCCCCAGCTGGCGCAGAAATTCGCCGCCGTCCCTGGCGTCACCATGGCCTTGCCGCTGGTCGAGGGCCAGGCGCTCGCTTCCGGCAAGCAGGGGGCCGGCACCGGCGCGCTGGTGCGCGGCATTCGCACGGAAGATCTAGAAAAGCTGAAGGAGGTCTCGGGCAATATCCGCTCCGGCGACCTCACGGGCTTCGCCACGGGCGATGGCGTGCTGGTGGGCTCGCGGCTGGCCGCGTCGCTCGGCCTCGGCGCCGGCGACCAGATCACGCTCGTGTCGCCCGAGGGCGACGTGACGCCGATGGGCACGACGCCGCGGGTGAAGTCCTATCGCCTCTCCGGCATATTCGAAGTCGGCATGTCGGAATATGATGCATCCATGATCTATATGCCGCTGGCGGAGGCCCAGGCCTATTTCAACGCCGATGGCATCGTGCAGTCCATCGAACTCTTTCTGACCGATCCCGATCATGTGGACGAGATGCGGCCGCAGATCGAAGCGGCGGCCGGACGTCAGATCTTTGTCAGCGACTGGCGGCAGCGCAACCAGACCTTCTTCTCCGCCCTGCAGGTGGAGCGTAATGTCATGTTCATGATTCTGACGCTGATCGTCCTCGTGGCGGCGCTCAACATCATTTCCGGCCTGATCATGCTGGTGAAGGACAAGGGCAGCGATATTGCGATCCTGCGCACCATGGGGGCTTCCTCCGGCGCCATCATGCGCATCTTCTTCATGACGGGTGCTGCGATCGGCATTGTCGGCACGTTTGCCGGCGTGGTGCTGGGCGTCGTCGTCTGCCTGAACATCGAATCGATCCGGCAGTTCTTTTCCTGGGTCTCGGGCACGGTGCTGTTCGATCCGGAGCTTTATTTCCTGAGCCAGCTT